One part of the Anopheles coustani chromosome 2, idAnoCousDA_361_x.2, whole genome shotgun sequence genome encodes these proteins:
- the LOC131267122 gene encoding ubiquitin-conjugating enzyme E2-17 kDa-like, with translation MASKRLTKELEELQTDPPAHCSAGPIRNNLYQWQATIMGPPDSPYQGGLFSLTIDFPSCYPFKPPKVAFTTRIYHPNINSNGSICLDILRSKWSPALTVSKVLLSICSMLCDPNPDDPLVPEIAKVYTTNREQYNKRARMWTQRYAM, from the coding sequence ATGGCGTCGAAAAGGCTTACCAAGGAACTAGAAGAGTTGCAAACAGACCCGCCGGCACATTGCTCAGCAGGTCCAATTCGCAACAATCTGTACCAGTGGCAAGCTACAATCATGGGTCCGCCAGACAGTCCGTATCAGGGAGGCCTTTTTTCCCTAACGATAGACTTCCCATCATGCTATCCGTTTAAGCCACCTAAAGTGGCATTTACAACACGTATATATCACCCCAACATTAACAGTAACGGGTCGATTTGTCTGGACATTCTACGCAGTAAATGGTCACCGGCGCTTACCGTGTCAAAAGTGTTATTATCCATCTGCTCTATGCTATGCGATCCAAATCCGGACGATCCACTGGTGCCCGAAATTGCCAAAGTATATACAACGAATCGAGAACAATATAATAAACGTGCCCGGATGTGGACACAAAGATATGCAATGTGA